The DNA region TGGCCAGGGCCAGGAAGAGCTGCTTGCGGCTGAAGTTGGCCTGCTTGGCGGACTTGGAGTTGGCGAAGGTGATGCCGTCGTAGCCGATCTTCACTTCGACGATGTCCTTGACGCCGTTGGTCTGGCATTTCTCGAACTCGGACTTCTTGATGCGGCGGGAAGCGTTGGTGATGTCGGGGTTCTCGACGCCAACGCCGGCGCAGAAGAGCTTCAGGCCGCCGCCGGAACCGGTGGACTCGATCTTCGGAGTGGGGAACTTGGTGGTCTTGCCGAACTGCTCGGCCACGACCGTGGCAAAGGGATACACCGTGGAAGAGCCCACAATGGAGATGTAATCCCGGGCCTGGGCATTGGCGGTCCCGGAGAAGCTCACGAGAACCGCCAGCGCGGCGAGTACGAGAAGAACGTTACGCATGGTTTGCCTCCAAAATAGTTGACTGGGTTGTGTATCAGGAACACGCGCGGTGCGTGTTGACCTCGTTGGATGGGAAAAAAGAACCGTCTACCATTGCCGTTCAAAACGTTTGCGCAAGAGGATGGCCACGGCGTTCATGGCGATGAGGAACGCCAGCAGCACCATGATCGCGGCGGAGGTGCGCTCCAGGAACGCGCGCTCCGGGCTGTCCGACCAGAGGTAGATCTGCACGGGCAGCACCGTGGACGGGTCGGTAAAGCCGCCCGGGATGTCCACGATGAACGCGACCATGCCGATCATCAGCAGCGGGGCCGTCTCGCCCAGGGCCTGGGCCATGCCGATGATGGTTCCGGTAAGGATGCCGGGCAGGGCCAGGGGCAGCACGTGGTTGAGCACGGTCTGCATCTTGGAGGAACCGATGCCCAGGGCGGCCTCGCGGATCGACGGCGGCACGGCCTTGATGGCTGCGCGGCTGGAGATGATAATGGTCGGCAGCGTCATCAGCGTGAGCACCAGGCCACCCACCAGCGGAGCCGAGCGCGGCAGACCGAAGAAGTTGAGGAACACGGCCAGGCCCAGCAGACCGAAGACGATGGAGGGCACGGCCGCGAGGTTGTTGATGTTGACCTCGATGAAGTCGGTCCATCTGTTGGTGGGCGCGAACTCTTCCAGATAGGTGGCCGCAGCCACGCCGATGGGGAAGGAGAGGAGCAGCGTGACCACCAGGGTGTAGAAGGAACCCACCGTGGCGCCCCAGATGCCGGCGAGCTCGGGCTCGCGGGAGTCGCCCGCCGTGAAAAGCGTGGTGTTGAAGCGCTTCTCGATGCGGTCCTCGGCGCGCAGCTTGTTGATCCACTCCACCTGATCCGGGTTCAGACGGCGCTGATCCGCAGGCACACTCTCGTCAAGGTGGCCTTTCATGTACATGTCCACATCGTCGTCGGCCGGAACCCACAAGGAGATGGTCTGGCCCACCAGGCCGGGGTCATCCAGCACCTTGTCGCGAAGCTGAAAGGCGGCGCCGCTGGAAACCAGGGAGTAGAGCTTGCGCAGCTCGCGGCGGCCGCTCACGTCCGGGAACATCTTCCTGAGCGAGCTCTTGACCACGCCCTGGTAGTTGGCGTGGGCCAGATCGTCGGCAGGGATGTCGTTGGCGTCCAGCGTGAGATCGAGCTTCATGTACGTCTGCTGGAAGGCCGAGTAGCCGTTCACGCCAATGGTCAACAGCAGCGTGGCCAGCAGCAGGATGCTCACCAGGACGGCGGCGATGCCGTACATCTTGAAGCGGAACTCGGCGGCGTGGCGCTTCCTGAGGATGCGCTTGTGCTGTTCCGCAGGCAGCAGGCCGTGGAAGCTGTTGCCGTTGTTGTTCACGGGCGCTTCGTTATCCATAGTCTGCCTATTC from Oceanidesulfovibrio marinus includes:
- the pstA gene encoding phosphate ABC transporter permease PstA gives rise to the protein MNRQTMDNEAPVNNNGNSFHGLLPAEQHKRILRKRHAAEFRFKMYGIAAVLVSILLLATLLLTIGVNGYSAFQQTYMKLDLTLDANDIPADDLAHANYQGVVKSSLRKMFPDVSGRRELRKLYSLVSSGAAFQLRDKVLDDPGLVGQTISLWVPADDDVDMYMKGHLDESVPADQRRLNPDQVEWINKLRAEDRIEKRFNTTLFTAGDSREPELAGIWGATVGSFYTLVVTLLLSFPIGVAAATYLEEFAPTNRWTDFIEVNINNLAAVPSIVFGLLGLAVFLNFFGLPRSAPLVGGLVLTLMTLPTIIISSRAAIKAVPPSIREAALGIGSSKMQTVLNHVLPLALPGILTGTIIGMAQALGETAPLLMIGMVAFIVDIPGGFTDPSTVLPVQIYLWSDSPERAFLERTSAAIMVLLAFLIAMNAVAILLRKRFERQW